The DNA region ttaatcaagtaaaaaaaacatttttattttaagaataGTCGATAAATTAGTTAAAGAAATAATCGTTTGATTTatcgataaaaaaaaaaaaatctttaggTGCAGCCCTATTAACATGCAATCTGCACTGAATCCTGCCAATATTTTAGTCACAACAATgaggaaaaataagaaaatcaatGTCCATTTCAGAAACATGGACACTGATTTTAGCTGGATGGGTTTAGCACTGAAGGCGCTCCTTCCATCTGAAAACGAACAATATGAATTAAGGAAGGAAGACTGCCATGTATCcaataaatatgaaacacatttatttgggtGGATGCATTACAAGCATGTTGAATCATAGAGATCTAATCCTGTCactagtttaaaaaaagtgtgttaTGTAACTGATTTGCATCCAAAATAGTGAAACCACCTGCTTAATAAAGATTGAAGAAAGAAGTTGATGAGACGACAGCGCTTCCACCTGGAGTCCAATTGCAAATCAATTTCCAACAGATTTACAGGACTACAGAGATGTCTGAAAGTTGGAAATTTGTTTTCCTACTAGGGCACAACTTTACGTAACTGCTCATATATAAGAGCAGTCAAGGTTTTTGCTGCAGttataaaacatcaaatcaaCATGGCTGCATTTACTTTAAATGCAATACAGCATCACTGATATGACGTGatgtttgatttttctttttgccactGCGCAAGGAACCACCATTTTTGCTGCTGTACTTAATTCTGTACTCAAAGTCTTGATGACTGGAAAACAGCAAAGCTCTTGTCAAGTCCATGTCGCATTTCGCTGCACGTTCGGTTCCCTCCAGTTCAGGTTTAGAACATGACTTGGACTCTAAAGTGCTTCTGCTTGGTGGCGTTGTGGCTCATGCCCATCTTCAGCATCCATTTTGACTTCATCATCTGCACGTACTgcatgtctctctgtttctgatACAAGCTGTTGcctaggagagagagaggggaggggggcacCATGCATGTGCATACAGTGTGTCATAATGTTGTTCAGGGAGCAGTTTTCTTACAGTTATTATGGGAATAATGAAAAGCGAACACAAGGGGGAGCCCTTTCTACACCACTCACTGTGGACTGGACACACGATGGAAAATACACACTTATATTAAATGGAAGGACAGGACAGGATCAGAGATGGAAACGACGCATTAGCAAAGAAGTCTTGGCTAAAGATTTTGAATCACTGAAGTACCAGTGACTAAGTTTTCAGTCAGTGGTTATAACTGCCATGTAATAAATTTAAACTCCTGAGAGCAACAAAAGGAAATAGCTTTATCAATAAACCAAAACTGCCAAAAACATGCCATCTCCACAATACCGAACGGAATAAAAGTTCACACTCAAAtgctcaaaacacaacaaagaaaacaacataactgaaaaaataagCTCCCTTGGCCAAAAGCTGacaactatgagagtcagacTTCCCAAGATTCTTCATTCCCCAAGCTCTTTTAAGTAAACACAATAAATCTAAACTGGAATAAGCGCTACTGCAGGGTCAGGAGCTCTGCACCAAAGGTACCGAAACTCACTTCCATATAAAAGGTTTCTACTGCCTTGTCTTTTTGTGGAGCTCAATCGCAGGTAAAACACAAGGTTATGGGGGGGTTTCTAAGCTTTTTCATGCCAAGGACACCCAGGTAAGTGCAGTTTACATGACAGCTGCCTCTTATTTTTTGTGGGTGAAACAGAATATGAATTACTACCTTCTTCTAATAAAAGAACACAGTGAAAACTGAAGTAATCCTCTTTTTCCTGTGGTACCCTGTACTCCACTGACACCTTAAAATGAATACAGGGAGGCaacacatttgcatttaaatgagGATGTGTATTTGATCATCTCCACAGCGAAAAAAGAAGGGCCTGTGTCAAACCACAAGTAGAGCTGCACTTCCTGAGGGAAGTTTGTTCACCGTCACCTCACAGCAAGGTCAGTGTGGAGTTTGCACATTCCCAAAAAATGTGTTAGGCATAATGAATACTCTTGCAATCGGCCTTCATGCTTCAAATATGGAAGACAAATAACCCTGCAGACAAtaataaaagtatatttttaatCGAAAGAAGTAGCAGGAAAATTATGGATCTTAAATACTTTGACAGCTGACTAACGTTTTTTATTATACCGGCCTCAACAGCCACATACACCATGAACAGCCTCCACTACACGATTAAGTTAAGCAGAGTCAAATTCCCTGTATAAGTTAATATGTTCTGTTATTTAGCACCTTTACTTAAAAGATTTAAATCTCCTCTTACGACTCCTCTCATTGACCTACTtgaaaatttgatttgattacagtgtgaaagttcattcttggcaataatatttctgtatttggcGGTGGTATAACATGCATATGCAGTGCTGTAAAGGGaaaaaagtgcttcacaactgAGAAAAATACAAGTCGTATGGTGACAAAGCTTAATAAATGAGACAACTGAGAGGAAAGAAGACATTTGAATGTTCAGGAGACATTGTCAGACTGGTGCAAACCCCCATTCAGTTCGCTTACCCGTTTCGCTCTTTAACAACTGTTAAATATTAACCAAATTACCCCAAACAAACTAGTCTAATGTTGTCTAAAGGTCCCGGTTGAATCTTACCTCCATCTCCTCCCCAGCCCAGAGCTTTGTACTGCCGGAGGACTCTGCCAACAGCGTTCTTATTGTGGGTCAGTGCCACCGCCCTCGGAGCTCCGAACCGCTGTTTGTAGTACCTCATGAGGGAGCGGTGGCCGATCTTAGCAcctaaagaaaaacagcaaggaCGTGCATTTGGTTACAATATCAACACATAAAGCCACACTACATTCACAACAAGCGAACGAGAGCAGAGATCCAACAGAAACGTCTAATAAAGTTCACGTAGGTCATTTCAGCACCTGGTCAAGTCATTTCAAATGTGGTGCTCGTGGCCCATCGCTCCCCTTTAGTAACCTATTAGTTAGTTAGATAATCcttatttttaaacaataaatctCACTGAGAtaacaaattttgtttttccagagtAACCTGTGTACAAGAAAACATACATATGGTGTAAAAGCTTTAGACAAACAAGCACAATTCAAACACACAATTTAGTCAAATTACAAATTGAATTTTATAGTCCAAACACAAGTGGAATTTAATAGATTTTAAGTTTTTTCCATTTGTAAGATGCATAGTATTTAAAACTGGTTTGGCCGATCTTAGATTGAACATCCTGGAGGTTGTTCATTTGAAGTTAAAGAGATCAGACAtcatatttactgtgttttgaCATGATCAGAGAGGAATTTATTTTCATACAAGACAGGGATGgactgggaatgaaaaatggccCTGGACTTTTTGACTCAGACCGGCCCACCAAATCCCCCCATCTTTTTTCAGAACTTTTAAGACCAGCACAGGAGCCCTATATTTGGTACTTTCAATTACGTTCCTCTATTGACTGCTGCTGAttataaaaactaatttcaagTCACCTGAAGGGAGAGTCAGCTCCAGCGTTTCGTCATCGTACTCCAGGTTCTTATCATCAGGCAGCTCTTCTTCGTCCATTTCAGcatcccctccctccttcctgtcTGGGTAGCTGCTCCTGTTGGCAAAAAACAGTGTAAATCAGGCATAAATGCCTTCCTGTTGCCTTcagatactgatatatctgtaGGAGGAGATACATTTCATCCATTACAACTAGTCACTAAACAAGGCTAAACAGATCCCATATTAAACACATAAACAgagtaattaattaaaaattactttattaCCTGAAGTCGTAGAAGTCTGCAAACTCCAGGGCAGCGTCGCCGTCTGTGAAGAGTTTACAATGGCTTTTGTctgtcatgtgactctgtaCTGCTTCTGCCGAGTAGAACGAACGGCCCTTCTCATTACACCATAAACACACGTTACCGGCACCGACTTTCTCTCCTGTAACACATGAAAAAACCATATAAGATTGGgttggaaaaaaacatctttcgCTCATGTAACAGGAGCATTGAGTAGCATCTTTAGCACATACATAAATATCAACAATCAGGAAAGCATAATAGTGTTTTGGTGAAGCTGGGAAAATCCCTGATCGGACAGTTGGAATGATGGAGACTGCATGAAGTGCAGTGATCGGATGAATCAGTTTGTCAGGCGTTCATATTATTTTGTCTGAGATTCAtagacaaaaaaactaaatagcAGGAATTCTTTAAAGTACTAcaactacagcctcaaaaattaccagagttgaatcaacatttcaaaaacaagaaaacatatttatgttaAAAGGTAGTGTCTTCTACTACAgttacagctgttatttcaatgtgtacGATACATATTACAGCaacatttaagtaaatataatgaaaatcGGACTCCAATATCAAAGGATCGGGATTTCTCCACAAGAGACTATGAAAACGTTCGACATTACAAAGATTACCTGGAAGCTGTTTTGCCgtgaacacacattttaaagccAGCTGTATTTGGGAACAGAAAAACTACCTTATTATCAACATTAAGACACCGACAGTGGGAGTATTTCCTCGCTCACTAGTTCCTGgattattttccttttcaacACTAAACTCTCGCTTAACTACTGCTGATCCCTGTTCAGATTTAAGCGACTGACCAGCACTCATCCAGACCTGTGTGTTTAAAAATCAAACCTGTTTGACAATACAGTGGATTGAGAATCAACAGATTAAAGTCTTGATCCTTCACACTGTGCAGCTATTTTCTGCCTGAACACCACGTGTTCAGGCTACCAAACTCACCGAGGTAGCAGATGAGGCCCTTGAGATTGACAAGGAACTCCACATCGGGGATGAAGAAGCCGTGGACTTTGGTCATGTGGGCGACGTTCTTCATGAGCGACTTGGAGTGGTGGGAGCAGAACAGGCAGTCGGTGACGGGGATGGAGCCCGGCAGAGCAGCGGGTTGGGGGTCAGACAGAGCCGCAGGGTCTCCTTCCTCTTGATCCATCGTCacctcttcatcttcatcctcctccatctcatcatcatcatcttcctcctcctcgcccACGTCCTCCCACTCTTCTGAAAGATTTTTATTGGAACATGGTGTCActttaacacaaaaaaataatatctAGCTAATTAAAGCTACCTAACATTGTGTACCTTCATCTTACAACCGATAGGAGTTTATTTACTCTAATTAGTCTTCAAGTGTAGGTACCTTTAACAAAAAGCAGTAAGTAACAGTTTCATTACACTGAAAGACTCGCAGCAGTTATTGAGGGAGGCAAAGCTCAGAAAAGAAAAGCGGTTATTACTCCGAGAAATAATATGTTACAGAGAAGTGCAGAAAGaacttaaagtaaaaaaaaaaaaacttaagagTACAGCTggataataatttaaatgttctCATATATCATCTTTCACTGGAATCTGACACCTTATCATTTCACAAAATTCTGTTATACAAATGAATGATACCAAgcaaactgtaattaaaaaattaacaaattgaGTTGTTGGAGTTTTCTACAAATGTGAAGAGTTTTGTCtgaaggataagtctggtgataatctatattcttcttcttcttcttgttggcaaatcccatgaaaagaccgaAACAAACCATTAAtatatctactaacaagtattgtgtgtatcAAAACCTGATATATCATTCCTCTGTGCcttagagctccactgttgtccaaaaactattaaaaacacacaatgagtcacactgttgcactgggtgacatgttccttcattaccatgaacacacacactgtagtttattttaactcaatcccacacacaccgtcctgctgccccaaacacatgtggattaatccaccactgaaaatagtccccaacaaatgcactatttcctcctgtttgagtaacatttgctcgACGTTTGAATGATCAAGATTTGGGccatttgtaaataaaaaggtcacaacaataaaaagtaTATTTAGTGATGTCCACGATGGTTTTATTTCTCCTCCTTACCTTCAGGGGCTGTggctccctcttctctctcgcGTCTCTTGGCTTGCTCCTCCAGCCACATCATCCTGGGAGGTTTCTCCAGCTTCTCCGTCCTCTGCCTTGTCACTCCTTGTGATGTCTGGCCCTTCCCCTGGTTGGCTGGGCTCGACTTTTGCTGCTCTTTCAGGGCCTGCTGCAGGGCCTCGTTTCTGGCATCGTGATCCACCTTCTCATCACCAAGTCCTTTCTCCAGGTTCTTCTCGTTCATCTTCTCCACTTTCCTCTGGGCGACAAGCAGGGCCTGCTTCTCCGCCTGCTGGTGTTTGTGGGACTGCAGGTGGTTCTGGTAGGCGTTGGCGCTGGAGAACTTCTTGTTGCAGACGGTGCAGCTCTCAGCGTCATTCAGCTGCTGTTCTGCGGCCGCCCGCTGTGCCAGGACACGCTCCTGAAAGTTTTCAGCGGTGACCGGTGGCATGTCTGCCACCTTGCGCTTCAGATTGTAGCGGTGCCAGTCGGTTTTGTAGTGCGCTCGCTGCACCTCTCCCTCTGCGAAAGCCACTCTGCAGCTGATGCAGGTGTAGGAGGACATGGCAACCTGAAGGTAAGAGAAAgtcaaattaagtttatttatatttatatagctcaaAATCACAAGTTTGTCTCATATGACGCCTCTCTTTATCATTATATACTTTATTCAGAAAAGAAACCCATTTGGATCTTACCCAAGTAACGGAGAGAACATCAGACCAAACTTCATTAAGAAATGTGCCAGTTTTATTTGACCTTTAGAACTGCAACAATTATCCTCATTACTGATTACactgctaattattttctcaattaattaaaCATCACATTTGAGAGGTTGGAATCAGTGAATGTCTagcatttttgctaaaaacgattaattatcaaaacagcTGTCTACTAATGTTTTGGTCGATttgactaattaattaatcgactaatcatttcagctccatTTCCCATGTTGTCAAGTTTATTTACAAGCACgcttaaaaacaacagatgttgaccaaagtgctgcacaaattcacaaagaaacaggctgtaaacatcTGGGACAAAATATAtggaacaataaataaatacatttagtgGGGTTAGTTGGTTAGCCTAGCCTACCTGGCTACAAGCTGAGTGGTAAAGTCACTGAAGTAGGTTACCTGACGTTACCAACGTACCTTGAAAAAgtcaaattaattaaacatgaaGTGTCAAACTGCGGTGCTGCGCCAGTCTGAGACAAACTACGCTAACATCGGGTAGCAACCAGCTAACCAAACCTCACGCATTTTTAGTGGAAACATCTGCTAATAACCGCTAAAAGTCCATAAATTCATAATATTCATGACAACGACAGAAAGGGGTTTACAACAGACGACTGGTGTCCAATGTTCACTTACTTATTAAGCGAGCTGACTCCTCCGAAAAAGGtgtttttaatctctttttGGTAAAGCGTGCTCTTGCCTCTCTGTGCCGTAACAAACCACGTGATCCCAACAAACCACACGCGGGTAACTTCCTGggatcttcttcttctgcatgtttttttgcGGTCGCCAATTTCAGGCGCATTACCGCCATCTACTGCTTCGGAGCATGTTTACCGGATATTGTGCACTTTCCAATGCCAAAAAAAGTATTCTAGTTTTTAAAGGAGaagggtttttttctgttttggtacaacacacacattgaaagAGAGTATcagttgctgtaatcattccttgtgttcatactggccatgaagTGATTCCTTCCTAGCAGTGTAAGAGACCGGGGgccaaaatccacagtcctcgttctaAACATACAAAGTTACAGTTTTATAGAGTGAAATTCCCTCACAGTCTGGGAAAACACAAGGAAGGAATTTCTCACCAAAATGACTTTAACGTTGAAAGACAcataactcagactgctgaaaatCCTCATATTAGCTCTGGCCGAACTTAAGCATTattttttgcacagaatgaggactgtgaaTTTTGTCCCCCACCTCTTAAATTGAGCATTCACTAAGACGGGATCTCTTCacggccagtatggacaggagcaatgattacagcgaccaataactctttccCTGTCATGTGAGTATTTTCATTAGATACAattggaaaaaatgtgaacctgtgATTTAGATTCAACATGTGATTCTATGTGAATTCTTGTATTCTGGCCTACTTTGGGTTAAATAGATATGTATTCAAACAGTGCGTTTGTGAGAATCAATAATCCTATTTTGTTACTGAGTTTAAATTATAGCCTACATGAATTCAtaattttacatacattttaaaataatttaaaaagcctttaatTTTCACTCTTTGTCATTAACATGTTTTGTCCTCCAATGCATTTCTTTCCAGCTGTACCATTCGCACTTTACAGTTATTCCTGGCCAGTGGAGGGGGCCATGCAGGAGTGCAGCTTGGTGGCAACAAGGGAACAGTTAATGTGTCACAGTtacataaaaattaaattaaatgaaataaatgaaacaagcTTGTGTGTAAagatctgttttcttttaaggCTTCCACCTGGTTCTGTCTGACACTCCAGTTACATTAAACTACACAAGAACTTCCTTTTATTGAACAATAAACTTTGTCTTTATAGACTCAAACTTTGAATGATGTCAGAAAACTATTACTCATTCACTATCAGCTTCATTTAATGATCACCTTAGCAACATATTCATTGACAATCTGTGGCACTACTCAACATTTATCGATCATCACATACAATTATTAACACTTGTGTTAATACAACAGGATGTCAAACCAGTCAGCAGTTCAACAGATGCTACTTTCACAAGACTGTAAGCTTTCAAAGCACTTTCAGCAGGGCTTTTAAATATATCAACACTTAatttgtacttgtttttttgctttattccTGCAGAAATAAAGTGACTGGTGCAACAACTGgtagcaaacaaaaaaaaaaattaaaagaatattATAATAGAAACCTGTGTTTCTGTATCAAACAAAACTTCAAGACTTCAAAGGTGGCTCTGAAAGGTTTGTAGCTTGGAACAGTCTAAATGAAGCTTTTACACTAAACCATGATCTCTCCCTAACCttaaatgtatactgtatatatttgataaaattgacatttttataataacaaatgtCAAATGACCAAATAGTTTTTTACGTCTTATGATGATCCAGTCTcatatgaatcatttttatGATGGTGATTTGTATGAGTCTTTGGCGATTAAAAGGGGAACGGAATTAGCTAAAGAAAAAAGACTTAAACAAGAtaacattattaattatataatttctaTTTATGAAAATAACAAGCTCTCTCAAACTGATATCAAAAAGATAACTGAATTACAATTTGAGTTGGatgatatatataaaaaacttggCACAGGGTACCTTTATCCTATCGAGACAGAAATGGATCGAACATGGCGAAAGgaacataaaatattttcataatttagaaaaaagaaatgccaGTGTTAATAATATGCATAAACTTAAGATTGATAAAGATCCCCAAAGAATCACTCTAAAAAAACTGTACTCTGAACCAAAGAGGTATTGGCCAAACTCAAAAAGAAACTTGTGATCAAGCTTAGTCTCTAGAAGACCTGGTCTGGTACCCAGGTCATAGGGCATCAGTCGGCCATCTGCAGGTAATACAGCCTTGCTTGGAGGGGGTATTGGCTAGGAACAACAATGTCAGTAGAATAAGAcattaataagtgctttataatgactaataaagagccaacaTGCTattaatatgcatgctaataagaAACTAGTTAAcggtgaatatgtgtaccctaatataaagtgttaccaaatattttaataaatgtacttagttacatctTACCACCGctaataaatgtagtgtaacCAAGTTCGTGTTGccagagacaaaacacaaacacacgcagaaAATTGTTTCCATCActtattgatttaaatgtattcCCTAGAGGCTAATCCTAACCCatgtctaaccctaaccctgaccttaaatcaagtcttaaccctaaaatgttataatttacGTTGTGGGGATTTAACAGATTTATATCCCCACGACCTGAATAATAGATGTTCACAACAGCtgctttcacaaacacacactgaggtcAAAGAAATTCAAACTACAGACTGCGTtacaacattttattgacattcTTGAGTTTAATTACATAAAAGTACATTACATAATGCATTTTTGTTCTGACCCACCAACATGTTTTTGAACTAGGTTCAAAGGATTTCTCACTTTTAGACAATGGCACAGAAGCCGCCGAGATCCAACCGCaaggtaaatgaaaaaaattaataatttgatcggtttactaaatatttaaaaatgtctttatttagtgaagtctttattttattcagaagttgaaacatttctttgttttatacagtTATTACACGTGAGCTAGAAATGAACTGCAGCCACTACACAGTCCTCTTAGGCACTGATAAACAAATATTTCTATTATCATGTTTAGAGTTATGCTAATACAAGGTTATTATTTATTCAAGAAGATACATTATACAttgctgtgtgtctttattataaaaacaatgtattttaatgtacaAGGCATGTTAAAGAAACAGTTTAGTCATTCTTCATCTTCATTCGTTGAATCCACGACTGATGCTCGACACATCAGACTGCCTTACATCGGTGCATCGTTAAATAACACTTAAGGTGCAAATGGAAATACGCCATCTCATAACATTTTACTTTCAGTGCACTAAAACtaaatttcactttattttgagTCTAATTTTGGATCATCCTATGACGTGAGGAGCAGAGGTCTTTATGTGTTAACTTGGTTCCTAGTAGCCGAGACCTGGTCATGGACTTGAGGGGGGGTCCAATTATATTCAGTCTAACCGTATTGGGTAGAATCCTGTTCTACTGCTGCATACCTTGTCTAATAGCCAACCGGCTCTGATCATACGGTGCGTCATCATCCCCGGAGAAAAACGTGTTTTTAGAGGCAGAGGGCGAGTGTGAACCGTGGGGCGCAAAGTTGGTGCTCTCTCTGCGTTTGGATCTGTTCATGCAGACCGCATTTAGGATCGGGTCCGTTTTGGAGTCTGGCTGTCAAAGGTCTTCGGACAGACGCGAACAGGGGATGTTGCGATTCACGGTCAGTGCTTTAACCACTGGGCCACCAAGGCTACCTGGACCCTTGATGTTTATTCAACACAGTTCTGTTTTGGCAATCAAGGCATTGAGGTATGTTGAGGCCTGTTAGTAGCTCGTACAGCCATAAGGCTTAGTGATGATTAAATCCCCTAGAcctaacaacaaaacatttcagcagTACCACTTGTGCTGTGACAATACCTACGGCGTAGGTTTTGATTTTTAGTTCAGCATCAGATTTCATCTGTTGATGTGACCTCCGCAACGCTAGATGGATAAATCATCACTAGATGTGTAAGCAGGCTAATGTTGCTCTGAGTTTACTTTGCAATCTTTCTGCCCTGTATCGGTCAACATTTCCTAATGTAGCTTTAAACGGGCCATTTCTCACTGGTCTTAGTGATGAAGCCAGAGGAAATTTAAAATCAGATGCccctgagttttgtacagtggCAGGAATGTAACTCTAAAGCCtgaatctgtttttgtgtttttagagtGACGACAACAATGACCATCGTCATATTTGAcatctaaaaatctaaatttagtTTGCAATTTTGACTAGTTAGAGGATGATCCTGATGCAAAGTCATTTTTCTCTATGCCCACTGACGACCACAATGAGCCATGTGAAATTCATGGGCTTGAAGCActggaaataaaatgttttaatgtttttgtaatgttaaatatatttgtctcaaaatgacatttccatgCATAGTATTTTGAGACCTGCtgcattttgtaataaaataaaagttccTCAACTACATAAatgtttcatgaaaaaaaaccttacatataaaattaaaaaaggaaataaaaaataataaaaaaa from Siniperca chuatsi isolate FFG_IHB_CAS linkage group LG13, ASM2008510v1, whole genome shotgun sequence includes:
- the znf622 gene encoding zinc finger protein 622 codes for the protein MSSYTCISCRVAFAEGEVQRAHYKTDWHRYNLKRKVADMPPVTAENFQERVLAQRAAAEQQLNDAESCTVCNKKFSSANAYQNHLQSHKHQQAEKQALLVAQRKVEKMNEKNLEKGLGDEKVDHDARNEALQQALKEQQKSSPANQGKGQTSQGVTRQRTEKLEKPPRMMWLEEQAKRREREEGATAPEEEWEDVGEEEEDDDDEMEEDEDEEVTMDQEEGDPAALSDPQPAALPGSIPVTDCLFCSHHSKSLMKNVAHMTKVHGFFIPDVEFLVNLKGLICYLGEKVGAGNVCLWCNEKGRSFYSAEAVQSHMTDKSHCKLFTDGDAALEFADFYDFRSSYPDRKEGGDAEMDEEELPDDKNLEYDDETLELTLPSGAKIGHRSLMRYYKQRFGAPRAVALTHNKNAVGRVLRQYKALGWGGDGGNSLYQKQRDMQYVQMMKSKWMLKMGMSHNATKQKHFRVQVMF